A region of Flavobacteriales bacterium DNA encodes the following proteins:
- the bshA gene encoding N-acetyl-alpha-D-glucosaminyl L-malate synthase BshA, translated as MNIGIVCYPTFGGSGVVATELGKALAYKGHKVHFISYQQPVRLDLFSENIFYHEVKVSDYPLFDYQPYELVLTSKLVDVVKFEKLDILHVHYAIPHASAAYMAQHILASEGIKIPFITTLHGTDITLVGKDASFEPVITFAINESNAVTAVSESLKQDTYKHFKITRDIKVIPNFICFEEYNKIGDIEQLKKSFAPNGEKILVHVSNFRPVKRVEDVIRVFDIVRKKVPAKLLLVGDGPERHKMEELCRELDACHYIKFLGKVRDTERILAVSDLFVLPSESESFGLAALEAMAARVPVISTNTGGIPEVNIHGVSGYLSNVGDVDDMAKNALTILSNNNTLEQFKNAAYQQAKQFDIHKILPLYEELYQSLMK; from the coding sequence ATGAACATAGGAATAGTTTGTTACCCAACCTTTGGTGGTAGTGGTGTTGTTGCAACAGAATTAGGAAAAGCGTTGGCTTACAAAGGGCATAAAGTACATTTTATCTCGTACCAACAGCCTGTTCGATTGGACTTGTTCTCGGAAAACATTTTTTACCACGAGGTAAAAGTTTCTGATTACCCGTTGTTCGATTACCAACCATACGAATTGGTATTAACCAGTAAATTGGTTGATGTAGTTAAATTCGAAAAATTAGATATTCTACACGTGCATTATGCTATTCCTCACGCATCGGCAGCATACATGGCTCAACACATTTTAGCTAGCGAAGGAATTAAAATACCATTTATTACAACCTTGCACGGAACCGATATTACCTTAGTTGGTAAAGATGCCTCGTTCGAACCTGTAATTACCTTTGCCATAAACGAAAGTAATGCTGTAACTGCTGTTTCGGAAAGTTTAAAACAAGATACCTACAAGCATTTTAAAATAACGCGCGACATAAAAGTGATACCCAACTTTATCTGTTTTGAAGAATACAACAAAATTGGAGATATCGAACAGTTAAAAAAATCGTTTGCGCCAAACGGAGAAAAAATACTGGTACACGTATCTAACTTCCGACCTGTAAAACGTGTGGAAGATGTTATTCGGGTTTTTGATATTGTTCGTAAAAAAGTACCAGCTAAATTATTGTTGGTGGGCGACGGACCAGAACGACACAAAATGGAAGAATTGTGTAGAGAATTGGATGCTTGCCATTACATTAAATTTTTAGGGAAAGTACGCGATACCGAACGTATTCTAGCAGTTTCAGATTTGTTTGTTCTTCCCTCCGAATCGGAAAGTTTTGGTTTAGCAGCTTTAGAAGCCATGGCTGCACGTGTACCTGTAATTAGCACCAATACTGGTGGAATACCCGAAGTAAACATACACGGTGTTTCGGGTTATTTAAGTAATGTGGGTGATGTTGATGATATGGCTAAAAATGCACTAACTATTTTAAGCAACAACAATACCTTGGAGCAATTTAAAAATGCTGCTTACCAACAAGCCAAACAATTTGATATCCATAAAATATTGCCACTCTACGAAGAGTTGTACCAAAGTTTAATGAAGTAA
- a CDS encoding T9SS type A sorting domain-containing protein, giving the protein MKKYIIVIVLLYSNSLFAQIDSFAVNGYAIPISGRGNWSAVVIDYNNDGWNDIFVSRAFQKDLFLKNNGNGTFSASPDTAAWQIAGGSYKAISIDVNKDGFNDIVIARGPETGGTTMDIGHPGYEQLLINNGNGTFTDRKNNFPTQSINFLCPNINQWNYTMGVASGNFNNDTIPDFIFVNGALNMLAVPKMIDNFLDPAFKCSGTYNMLLNDLYLSGTDTDADNIVNYTEPVEVISGIKYSDLSTDVAVADFDNNGWDDIFVVNYYHSLISAIPPFNTLNDTAYFCKLYLNNSSSPGQFNWDKTKFPLIKYPATSVATDDVNNDGFPDLIITMDYRGTGNIYERTRLFINDGTGAFTDSTNQYLITADTTYSTGFEAQFADINNDGKKDLFVAGQKSKLFIKQTDNTFLDMPNSIPLHQSVLEPHIFSALGSCIDDFSGDGKKDIVLADSYEQLRLWFQNSTAQFIDTTTTNLPPNGENTEAVAFGDLDNDGDEDIVNSVYLESIFASMYIQNGTIGGYPFFKDNSNIFPSQLTNNKGTDIADVNSDGWKDIIISGYNGTKIFKNNGGLNFTDNTSVWGTAFSSSLKTNRLQFEDLNNDGLTDVFFPDGTEGGAGEQNRIYSWNNSTTTFDDKTSLWLPTDNATSIDVDFADINNDGFKDIIVANQNSASFIYLTSSPTTTNPNYTLLSPFTANNSTGVHFGDFNGDNLMDVVDVSSNQSNPIKIYLNTGTATNPIYNTAQNILNTGVSGATWDVDVYDINSDGNDDIITADFGESKVFISNGNGTFTDSTTTYFPQDEFREAWFAKSLRLYDINQDGIIDIYFCRDNQDLIFYGHSSTVSSINEINQNKSDFIVFPNPLSIQTTLRSDNSLHNATLTVYNLSGQQIKQIKNINGQTISLQRDNLPSGLYFIRLTEDSKVIATEKLIIMD; this is encoded by the coding sequence ATGAAAAAATACATTATAGTAATTGTCCTTCTCTATTCCAATTCTCTTTTTGCTCAAATAGACAGTTTTGCTGTAAATGGATATGCTATCCCAATTTCAGGACGGGGGAATTGGTCAGCAGTTGTTATTGACTATAATAATGATGGATGGAATGACATATTTGTTTCACGTGCATTTCAAAAAGATCTCTTTCTAAAAAATAATGGCAACGGAACATTTTCGGCTTCGCCCGACACAGCCGCATGGCAGATTGCTGGCGGAAGTTATAAAGCAATTTCGATAGATGTAAACAAAGATGGTTTCAACGACATAGTGATAGCAAGAGGTCCAGAAACTGGTGGAACTACTATGGATATTGGACACCCTGGTTATGAACAACTGCTCATAAACAATGGCAACGGAACATTTACCGACAGAAAAAATAATTTCCCAACCCAATCTATTAATTTCCTTTGCCCTAATATTAACCAATGGAATTACACTATGGGTGTCGCTTCTGGTAATTTCAACAATGATACCATTCCTGATTTTATTTTCGTAAATGGAGCATTAAATATGCTTGCAGTTCCGAAAATGATAGATAATTTTTTAGACCCTGCATTTAAATGTAGCGGTACATATAATATGCTTCTCAATGATCTTTATCTAAGCGGAACCGACACGGATGCAGACAACATTGTCAACTACACCGAACCTGTGGAGGTTATTTCGGGAATAAAATATAGTGATTTGAGCACAGATGTAGCCGTAGCAGATTTTGACAACAATGGCTGGGATGACATTTTTGTGGTTAATTATTATCATTCTTTAATTTCAGCCATCCCACCTTTCAACACGCTTAACGATACAGCCTATTTCTGTAAACTTTATTTAAACAATTCTTCAAGTCCGGGTCAATTTAATTGGGATAAAACAAAATTTCCCCTCATAAAATATCCTGCCACCTCAGTGGCAACAGATGATGTAAACAATGACGGATTTCCTGATTTGATTATTACAATGGATTATCGGGGGACAGGTAATATTTATGAAAGAACACGGCTTTTTATCAATGATGGAACAGGAGCATTTACTGATTCAACTAACCAGTACCTAATTACTGCTGATACCACCTATTCTACTGGATTTGAAGCACAATTCGCAGACATAAACAATGATGGGAAAAAAGATTTATTTGTAGCAGGTCAAAAATCAAAATTGTTTATCAAACAAACTGATAATACATTTCTTGATATGCCAAATTCAATTCCGCTTCATCAATCTGTATTGGAACCACATATATTCAGTGCCCTTGGAAGCTGTATTGATGATTTTAGCGGAGATGGAAAAAAGGATATTGTGCTTGCTGATAGCTATGAACAGCTACGGTTATGGTTTCAAAATTCTACTGCTCAGTTCATTGACACTACTACTACAAATTTACCGCCTAATGGTGAGAATACCGAAGCAGTTGCCTTTGGCGACTTAGATAATGATGGAGATGAAGATATAGTAAATTCAGTTTATCTAGAAAGTATTTTTGCATCTATGTATATACAAAATGGAACTATTGGCGGATACCCTTTTTTCAAAGACAATTCTAATATCTTTCCTTCTCAACTTACCAATAATAAAGGGACTGACATTGCTGATGTGAATAGTGACGGTTGGAAGGATATCATAATAAGTGGATACAATGGAACTAAAATTTTTAAGAATAATGGGGGTTTGAATTTTACTGATAATACTTCTGTTTGGGGAACTGCCTTTTCATCTTCTTTAAAAACAAATCGCCTACAATTTGAAGACCTAAACAATGACGGACTTACAGATGTATTCTTTCCAGATGGAACAGAAGGAGGAGCAGGAGAGCAAAACCGCATTTATTCATGGAACAATTCAACAACCACATTTGATGATAAAACCTCTTTATGGCTACCGACCGATAATGCAACAAGTATTGATGTTGATTTTGCTGATATAAACAATGATGGTTTTAAGGATATTATTGTTGCCAATCAGAATAGCGCATCGTTTATTTATCTTACTTCCTCCCCAACCACAACAAATCCCAACTATACTTTACTTTCTCCTTTCACTGCCAACAATTCAACAGGTGTTCATTTTGGTGACTTTAACGGAGACAATTTAATGGATGTAGTGGATGTGAGCAGTAACCAAAGTAATCCAATAAAAATTTATCTGAACACAGGAACAGCAACTAATCCGATTTACAACACGGCACAAAATATTCTTAATACAGGGGTTTCAGGTGCGACATGGGATGTGGATGTGTATGACATCAACTCAGATGGAAATGATGATATAATTACTGCTGATTTTGGAGAAAGTAAAGTATTTATAAGTAATGGAAACGGAACTTTTACTGATTCAACTACCACTTACTTTCCGCAAGACGAATTTAGAGAAGCATGGTTTGCCAAGTCGCTCCGCTTATATGACATCAATCAAGACGGAATTATTGACATCTATTTTTGCAGAGACAATCAAGATTTGATTTTTTACGGACATAGTTCAACGGTAAGTAGTATTAATGAAATAAATCAAAACAAATCTGATTTTATTGTTTTCCCAAATCCCTTGTCCATTCAGACAACTTTGAGGTCAGATAATTCCTTACACAACGCCACGCTCACAGTTTACAATCTATCCGGACAACAAATAAAACAAATAAAAAACATCAATGGACAAACAATCTCTTTGCAACGCGACAATTTACCAAGCGGACTGTATTTTATTCGGCTGACGGAAGACAGTAAAGTAATCGCAACAGAAAAACTAATAATTATGGATTGA
- a CDS encoding T9SS type A sorting domain-containing protein, with amino-acid sequence MKTLITLSITFFLTTIIQAQTWTNIGPNFGGYLRDFAFHPTNSNKIFVGGDDSAGIWVSEDGGQTWRLVTEELPNMSGWHIEFDKTDTNLLYACDLYNRYGVAKSIDGGETWTTSSNGLNTIGARTVSKIAILNQDTLFISTGLEHDGRTGDGIYKSTDGGLNWNPSGEQGLTCPAIVITQTERLLAATQGQGLHFSDDFGSTWQNHPDISTIDTISQIEIKDSFIVVSTNPSGLYVSSDNGLTFNNIGGAAFDIAIGNTQPNLMIYSSLLLRYEYDYTTNVLVSTNSINNIILTQDTVLYMGIGAKGDTVMLGQLGNSSLSISTDAGNSWINPPTSPAANNINDIAIDPTNPNHIFASLVASNSLGIDKECLIETTNGGNTWVRKGPKESGLKVKFHPVSSDTLLCGTFTGGLYKSVDGGNTWNNLIDSTRIVEIGYNPVYPNEVLVSEINEIASPNYQRLLKSIDGGNTFFQVAPVAVSQIAYIPNSDSIVASVNTAASFNGLFLSTDRGDNWASWTLSGDTIKTVRYHNGSIYAGTESGQLYKVNSSGTQNITGGWNQLTEITNIYWLNNTMYVGLNGAEHDRDASYSNHGGVWYSNDDGQSWTDISNGLTCTQLFSNNVMAELNGKLIVGTYGGSFFTLDALPLGTNSSLFSHQQLEIYPNPVENKLFINLPDDISVDIIECKIFDMIGKLQYASMIEKTSQMQIDLSAFNNGIFLIQFSLPNKIITQKFVKK; translated from the coding sequence ATGAAAACGTTAATTACTCTATCTATTACTTTTTTTTTAACAACAATCATTCAAGCCCAAACTTGGACCAATATAGGTCCGAATTTTGGTGGTTATTTACGTGATTTTGCCTTTCACCCAACAAACTCGAATAAAATTTTTGTTGGTGGAGATGATAGTGCTGGAATTTGGGTTAGTGAAGATGGAGGACAAACCTGGCGATTGGTTACTGAAGAATTGCCTAATATGAGTGGTTGGCACATTGAATTTGACAAAACAGATACTAATCTCTTATATGCATGCGATTTATATAACAGATATGGTGTTGCAAAATCTATTGATGGAGGAGAAACTTGGACGACTTCTTCAAATGGATTAAATACTATTGGAGCAAGGACGGTTTCAAAAATTGCTATTTTAAATCAAGACACTTTATTTATAAGCACAGGATTAGAACATGATGGAAGAACGGGAGATGGAATTTATAAAAGTACGGATGGAGGGCTAAATTGGAATCCGTCAGGTGAACAAGGATTAACCTGCCCAGCAATAGTTATTACACAAACAGAGAGACTGCTTGCTGCAACTCAAGGGCAAGGATTACATTTTTCTGATGATTTTGGGAGTACCTGGCAAAATCACCCTGATATTTCAACTATTGATACTATTTCTCAAATTGAAATTAAAGATAGCTTTATTGTTGTGTCAACTAACCCAAGTGGGCTATATGTGAGTTCTGATAATGGATTAACTTTTAATAATATTGGAGGTGCAGCTTTTGATATTGCAATAGGGAATACACAACCTAATTTAATGATCTACTCATCATTATTATTAAGATATGAATACGATTATACTACAAATGTTTTAGTGAGCACCAACTCTATCAACAATATCATTTTAACGCAAGATACTGTTTTGTATATGGGTATAGGAGCTAAAGGTGATACTGTTATGTTGGGACAATTGGGTAATTCAAGTTTGTCCATTTCAACAGATGCGGGAAATAGTTGGATAAATCCTCCTACATCTCCAGCAGCAAACAACATTAATGATATTGCTATTGACCCAACTAATCCCAATCATATCTTCGCTTCTTTAGTTGCTTCAAATTCATTAGGTATTGATAAAGAGTGCTTAATCGAAACTACTAATGGAGGAAATACTTGGGTAAGAAAAGGTCCAAAAGAAAGTGGATTAAAAGTAAAATTTCATCCTGTAAGTTCTGATACTTTGTTGTGCGGAACATTTACAGGAGGTTTATATAAAAGTGTTGATGGTGGTAATACATGGAACAATTTAATAGATAGCACTAGAATTGTTGAAATAGGATATAATCCTGTTTATCCAAATGAGGTATTAGTTTCTGAAATTAATGAGATAGCTTCCCCAAATTATCAGCGTTTATTAAAAAGCATAGATGGAGGAAATACATTTTTTCAAGTTGCTCCTGTTGCAGTATCGCAAATTGCATACATACCTAATTCTGACAGTATTGTAGCAAGTGTTAATACTGCTGCTTCATTTAATGGACTCTTTTTAAGTACTGACAGAGGTGATAATTGGGCATCTTGGACTTTAAGTGGAGACACGATTAAAACGGTTAGATATCATAATGGAAGTATTTATGCTGGAACAGAAAGTGGGCAACTTTATAAAGTTAATTCATCAGGAACTCAAAATATAACAGGAGGGTGGAACCAGTTAACAGAAATTACAAATATTTATTGGTTAAACAACACAATGTATGTTGGCTTAAATGGAGCTGAGCATGATAGAGATGCTTCATATTCTAATCATGGTGGAGTTTGGTATTCTAATGATGATGGTCAATCTTGGACAGACATAAGCAATGGCTTAACGTGTACCCAACTATTTAGCAACAATGTGATGGCAGAACTAAATGGAAAACTTATAGTAGGAACTTATGGTGGAAGTTTCTTTACGCTTGATGCATTACCTCTCGGTACTAATTCATCTCTATTTTCCCACCAACAACTTGAAATTTATCCCAACCCAGTCGAAAACAAACTATTCATAAATCTCCCTGATGATATTTCAGTGGATATAATTGAGTGTAAAATTTTTGATATGATAGGCAAATTACAGTACGCATCAATGATTGAAAAAACAAGTCAAATGCAAATAGATTTATCAGCATTTAATAACGGGATATTTCTAATTCAATTCTCATTACCAAACAAAATAATTACGCAAAAATTCGTAAAAAAATGA
- a CDS encoding Rrf2 family transcriptional regulator, protein MISKKTKYAINALVYLAKRKNEGPILISEIAEQEKIPRKFLEAILLDLKNAGILASKKGKGGGYYLLKSTKEVNMADVMRLFDGPIALLPCVTHKYYERCEECKDEESCGIRLAFLEVRNQTVELLKKATLEQIIKKEKK, encoded by the coding sequence ATGATTTCAAAAAAAACGAAATATGCAATAAATGCCTTGGTGTATTTAGCTAAACGAAAAAATGAGGGGCCAATTTTAATTAGCGAAATAGCCGAACAAGAAAAAATACCTCGTAAATTTTTGGAAGCCATTTTATTGGATTTGAAAAATGCGGGAATATTAGCTAGCAAAAAAGGCAAAGGTGGTGGTTACTATCTTTTAAAATCGACTAAAGAAGTTAATATGGCTGATGTAATGCGGTTGTTTGATGGACCCATTGCTTTACTTCCTTGCGTTACTCATAAATATTACGAACGTTGTGAAGAATGTAAAGATGAAGAATCGTGTGGAATTCGGCTCGCGTTTTTAGAAGTAAGAAATCAAACCGTTGAGCTATTAAAGAAAGCAACATTAGAACAAATTATTAAGAAAGAAAAAAAATAA